Genomic DNA from Paenibacillus sp. MBLB1832:
GTGCGCGTCATTATGACCCGTTCGGCCGTACAATTCGTTGCCCCGTTAACGTTCCAAACGTTGTCGCGGCATCATGTGTTTGTCGATACGTTTGATGAGAAGGATCCCGAGGTCGTTTCACACATCCATTTGGCCGACAGTGCAGACCTAGTGCTCATCGCACCCGCAACGGCGAATACGATTGGCAAGCTGGCCTTAGGGTTAGGCGATGACATGCTGAGCACGACCCTGCTGGCAACGACGGCGCCTGTCTGGGTAGCCCCTGCCATGAATGTTCATATGTATGCGCATCCTGCGGTTCAACTCAATATGCAAACACTTCGAAGCCGTGGTGTTCGATTCATTGAACCAGGGGAAGGGCAGCTGGCTTGCGGATATGTGGGCAAGGGTCGCCTAGCGGAGCCAGAGGAAATTTTCGCTGCGGTCGAGGCGTTTTTCCAAGGAGAGACGGCGCGCTTAACAGGTAAGCGTGTGTTAGTGACGGCTGGCGGCACGGTGGAGCGTCTAGATCCCGTTCGTTATTTGACGAATGACTCTTCAGGCAAAATGGGTTATGCGATCGCAGAGGAAGCTGCTCGTATGGGGGCCGTGGTTACGCTAGTATCGGGGCCTTCGGCACTTCCTGTACCTGACGGCGTAGGGATCTTTCGCGTGCAGTCCGCGCTGGACATGCGAGAAGCCGTATTGGCTCGTTTCGAGGACAGCGACCTCGTGATTAAAGCGGCTGCTGTAGCGGACTACCGCCCTGCTGTCGTGGCGGAGCAGAAGATCAAAAAGAAATCGGACTCGCTGACACTTGAGCTGATTAAGAATCCGGACATTTTGCAGGAGCTCGGCACACGCAAGACGCATCAGTTTGTTGTGGGTTTTGCTGCCGAGACAGAGCGGCTGGATGAGCACGCATTGGACAAGCTGAAGCGCAAAAACTGTGATCTCATCGTGGGGAACGATGTGTCGCAGGAGGGCGCAGGCTTTGGTGTGGATACGAATGTCGTGCGTTTCTACGACAAGAACGGACTTGTACAGGCGCTGCCGATTCAAAGCAAGTCGGATGTGGCTCGTAAGCTGCTGGAACTGGCAGGGGATCGCATGTCTG
This window encodes:
- the coaBC gene encoding bifunctional phosphopantothenoylcysteine decarboxylase/phosphopantothenate--cysteine ligase CoaBC, yielding MGVLQGKTIVLGVCGGIAAYKAAALTSKLSQAGAVVRVIMTRSAVQFVAPLTFQTLSRHHVFVDTFDEKDPEVVSHIHLADSADLVLIAPATANTIGKLALGLGDDMLSTTLLATTAPVWVAPAMNVHMYAHPAVQLNMQTLRSRGVRFIEPGEGQLACGYVGKGRLAEPEEIFAAVEAFFQGETARLTGKRVLVTAGGTVERLDPVRYLTNDSSGKMGYAIAEEAARMGAVVTLVSGPSALPVPDGVGIFRVQSALDMREAVLARFEDSDLVIKAAAVADYRPAVVAEQKIKKKSDSLTLELIKNPDILQELGTRKTHQFVVGFAAETERLDEHALDKLKRKNCDLIVGNDVSQEGAGFGVDTNVVRFYDKNGLVQALPIQSKSDVARKLLELAGDRMSAAPEES